TTCCGCCACGTTTCAGGCGAGGAGACAGGACCTCCGGCTTTGCGGTAAACGGCATCGGACCCTCCCCGTCCGACTGGGAGATTGTCTCGCAGGCGGCCAGTGCTATAATTCCAGTATACGGCGGCTATAGTTCAGTGGCAGAACGCCGCTCTGTGGCAGCGGATGTCGTGGGTTCGAAACCCACTAGCCGCCCCAAACTTCTCAAATCTTTAACCTGCGGATCAACCTTTGCCCCGCGTGCCAAAAGCTCCCTCTACGCCCGCCCCGGTAGCCGCTCCTAAATTACTGGCGCGCCTCTATGCCGGGACCTCGGGTTGGGCCTATCCCACCTGGAAGCCGGAGTTCTATCCTGCTGGCACACCCGCCAAAAAGTTTCTGGAGTTTTACGCCTCGCAACTTACCTCGGTGGAGGTCAACTACACCTTCCGTGCCCTGCCGACGGCGAAGATACTCGAGAGTTGGCTTGCCGCGACGCCGTCAGAGTTTCGCTTCAGCTTCAAGGCCCCACAACGCATCACCCACCTCAAGCGGCTGCGCAGTTGCGAAGAACTGGTAACTCAGTTTGTGGCAGCCCTTGAACCAGTTCGTCAGTCCGGCAAACTTGGCCTTCTGCTCTTCCAGCTTCCTCCGAACTTCAAGGCTGACGCCGAACTTCTCAGCACCTTCCTCTTTCTCTCTGCCCTCCACGGAAGCAGCGCACCGCTAATCGCCTTTGAATTCCGCCATGAGTCCTGGTTCGACGAGAAGATCTATGCAGTCTTACGCGAGCACAACGCAGCAGTCTGCATCGCCGAGAGCGACGACCTGCTCACGCCGGAGGTGCACACCGCGAAGGACTACACCTGTTACCGGCTGCGGCGAAGCAGCGGCTACTCGCCAATCGAGTTGGATGCCTTTGCTCAACGTTTCGCAGCTCTCGCCCAGCAGCGCGACGTCTACGTCTACTTCAAACACGAGGACGAGCCAACCGGAGCACTCAACGCTACGCAATTTCTTGCCCGCCTTCAGGCACTGTCGGAGAAGCAGTAATGCCGACAGCGGAGATCGAGAGCATCGAGAGCCACGCCGTAGAGTTTCAGCCTCGACGTTTCATAATCAACGGACATCTGCAGACGATCATGGGCAACTACCTGCCGCGACTCAACAGTCTGCCCGCGCCCGAGGCAACGCTCGTCGAGGTTTCGCCGGCGACACCCAACCAGATCGCAAGTCAGGTTCTCTGCCACTGTCATTGGCAGCCCGAGAACGTCCGCTCCTCGCGTCCAACAGCCATTCTCGTCCACGGGCTGGAAGGCTCCTCGAACTCACAGTACGTCATCGGCAACTCGAACAAGCTCTGGCGAGCCGGATGCAACATCATCCGCATGAACATGCGTAACTGCGGAGGCACCGAAGCGCTTACGCAGACGCTCTATCACTCCGGTCTCTCCAACGACGTACTCGCCGTGATGGACTTCTTCGTCGCACAACACCGCCTGCGGTCAGTATCCTTGATCGGTTACTCGATGGGCGGAAATCTCGTCCTCAAGCTTGCCGGCGAGCTTGGCTCTGCTGCTCCGCCAGAGCTGCACTCCGTCATCGGCGTATCGCCCGCGCTCGATCTTGGCCCATCGGCTGACGCTCTGCATCGCCCGTACAATCGGGTCTACGAGCTGAAGTTCTTGCGCGCTCTTCTCAGCCGTTATCGCCGCAAGGTCGCGCTGTTTCCTCACGTCTACGATCCCACTCTCGCCACTGGGATCCGTTCTCTGCGCGAGTTGGACGACCGTATCACCGCCTTCTATTCAGGTTTCACTGGAGCGGACGACTACTACTACCGCGCCGCTGCCGCCCGCGTCATCGACCAGATCGCCGTGCCGACACTCATCCTTCATGCATTGGACGATCCCTTTGTCCGCATCAGCGATGAGAGTTGCAAAACACTCGAGGCCAATCCGAGTATCCAGCTGATCACGACCCATCACGGAGGTCACTGCGCCTTCCTCGCGCGGCCCGATGCCGACAGTGGCTACGATGGCTACTGGGCCGAGCACACCCTGCTGCGCTTCCTGCTCGCCAACGCATAAGATAGTTCGTAATGCTCTCTGACTGGTCCGCCGAATGTTCTTCAGACGATCCTGTACTCGTGGTTCCCTGGTCTGACCCATCCGATCCCTCCGGCAATCGCCGATTCATCGATCTCCGCGAGAACCCTTACGACCTCGACCATCTCCCCGAAGTCGAGCAGCATCCCCCGCTGATGCATGCCCTGCGCGCGCTCAATGCCCCACGATCCGCTGTATTCACCGCGAAGTGCGATGTATGGCCGCTCGAAGCAGAGGAGCTTGACGCTCTCCGCGCAAACCTCGACGCAACCTCCGACGACGCCCCGGCAGGCTTCGGCAGCTACATCGACATCCTCTGGCGCGAGCGATCTCTCTTCGCCTCCTACCACCAGATGGAGCAAAGGGTGCATCGCTTGACCCGTCACTCCGCTCCGCTCGATCAGCCCTATGCCATGCTCGACTGCGTCATCCGACCTGCGCTCGTCGATCTCACCGGCCCGCAGGAGGGTTTTGCCATCAGCCTGTACGTGAAGGCCATCGGTCACGACCCCCAGGCAGCAGAACAGAACTGGGCCTCGGCCTTGGACGCTGTCGTCGCACTGTTGCGCAGCAAGGATCTTGCCTTGGGCTAGCCCCCAATTTTCCAAACCCTCTGGGTCGCCTTCCCCGATACAATCAATACAGACGCATACGGGCGAGTAGCTCAATTGGATAGAGCACGAGCCTTCTAAGCTCGGGGTTGTGGGTTCGATCCCCGCCTCGCCCACCACCCGTACCAAGCGTCTGCGCCCCTCTAAGCTTCCCGAGCTTACTTAAGCCTCGAGCAAGAGATCTTCTTCTTTGACCTGGTGGTAATCTGCTCCAGCATCGCGGCCTCCGGTCGCATGTCGCAGCCCCGCCAACGCGATAAAGCCGATAGCCAGGCAACAGACTCCGTTCCACCTCCAGTGCTCCCATGCGATAGTCGCCAGAGCCGATCCCACTGCCGCCCCGCTAAAGTACACCGTCATATAAACCGTATTGATCCGGCTGCGCGCAGAGGGCATCAGCCCGAAGATCCGTGTCTGATTGGCGACCTGCGTCATCTGCGCTCCTACGTCGAGCACCAGCACTCCGACCGCCAGCGCGATGATATGGATCGTGATCGGCAGCCCGGCTACTTCTTCCACCCACAATAAAACGTAGGAAAACGTGAGCAGGCCCATCCCAAGCGAGATCACCCATCGCGACCCATGCCTATCGGACAGCCTCCCTGCAAGTGGTGCGACCAACGCTCCCGCCGCGCCAACCACCCCGAAGGTACCCGCGACCCCGGCGCCCAGCCCGTAGTGACTATGCAGCACAAAAGCCAGCGTCGTCCAAAAACAGCTGAATGACGCAAAGACTAGTGCCCCGACAACGGAGGACTCTCTCAACAGAGGCTGCGTGCGAAAGAGCGTCCAGAGCGACTTCATCGCATCGGAGTAGCGCAACTGCTGCTTCGGGGGCAGCTTGGGCATCACCCGCCCCATCAGCGGAACAAAGGCCGCATTCACCACCGCCGCCACCACAAAGACCCAGCGCCAGCCATGAATACCGCTCACCCACCCCGCAAAAGTGCGGGCCAGCAGAATACCCAGCAGCAGTCCAGTCATCACCGTACCGATAGCCCGACCGCGCTTTTCATGCGAAACCAGATCGGGCGCAATCGGAAGCGCAACATGGGTGACCGACGCAAAGAGTCCAAGCAACACACTCGCAACGATAAGCCAGGTCAGTCCGGGGGCAAGCGCGACCAGCAGAAGCGCAACCGCCTCCGCACCATACATCTTCATCATCAGGGCGCGGCGTTCCAGCACATCGCCCAGCGGAACGAAGGCTAGCAAACCACACGCGTAACCCACCTGGGTCGCCACCGCCACAAAGCCCACATGGCCAGCCGTAACGCCATACGAACGGCCCATCTCCAGCAGAAGCGGCTGGTTGTAGTAGATCGTCGAAACACCAACTGCGCAAGCCAGCCCCAGAAAAGGCAGCGGAGCACGTTGTTCGGATCGTAATGAAGTGGTCATACCAATGCTCTAATTCAAGTGTAAAGCATTAGAGCCTGCTCGACCAGAGGCGAAGTCTGCGCGGAAACGCTAAGCCTTGCCCAATGTCAACTTAGCAATGGTCGCTAGCTGCATAAACGACGTGCCTTCATAGATCTTGCCGATCTTGGCGTCGCGATACAGCTTCTCGACAGGGTAGTCCTTCACAAAGCCCGATCCCCCATAGACCTCGACCGCTAGACTGGCAACGCGCTCCGCCACCTGCGACGTGAAGTACTTACACATCGCCGCCTCCTTCAGAAAATCCAGTCCCGCATCCTTCAGCCGAGCCGCGTTATAGACCATCAGCTTCGCCGCTTCGATCTCAGTCGCCATCTCGGCCAGTTGAAACTGCATCGCCTGAAACTCCACCAGGGTTTTACCGAACTGTTTGCGCTCCTTCGCCCACTTCGCCGCATAGCCCCATGCACCTTCGGCCAGTCCGAGCATCTGCGAGCCAATCCCGATACGGCCTTCGTTCAGCGTCTCGATAGCGATCTTGTATCCCTTGCCCGGCTCGCCCAGCACCTGCGCCGCAGGCACAACGCAGTCGTTGAAGATCAGTTCGCAAGTACTCGACGCGCGAATACCAAGCTTGTCTTCCTTCTTCCCAAGCGTAAATCCGGCTGCACCCTTCTCAACCAGAAACGCCGTAATCCCCTTGTAACCGGCTGCCGGATCGATCGTCGCAAAGACAATAAACAGTCCTGCCTCTTTTGCATTCGTGATCCACAGCTTCTGTCCGTTGAGAACATAATCGTCCCCGCGCTTCACCGCGCGCGTCTGCAACGCAAAGGCGTCAGACCCCGACGAAGCTTCACTGAGCGCATACGATCCAATGGTGTCTGTTGCAAGACGCGTCAGGTATTTTTTCTTCTGCTCTTCATTCGCCCATCGCACCAGCGCATTGATGCACAGCGTGTTCTGCACATCGACCATCACCCCGACCGACGGATCGACCGCAGAGATCTCTTCGACCGCGAGAATCGCATTGAAAAACGTGCCCCCTGCCCCACCGTACTCTTCGGGAATCTCGATCCCCATCAACCCAAGTTCGAAGAGTTTCCGGATAAGTCCGGCATCCATCTGCTGCGACTCATCCATGCCGCGCACCAGCGGACCGATTTGTTCTACCGCAAAGCGCCGTATCGTATTACGAAAAAGCTGCTCGTCATCCCCTAGCTGCGTCAACGCCATCGGTCCAACCTGCTGCGACATCCACTCACCTCTGCCCGTATTCAGGAAAAGGCGAGTCTAGCATCTTGAGCACACCACTGAATAGTCATTCACTCAACTAATTGAGCAAAGGCATCTGTCTAATCGCTCATCAAGAAGAGAGCAAATCGCTAGCCCGCGACCTTAACCAACCGCCCACGCCGGGTGACGATCGAGAGCTTCTCGGTATTCAAAATCTTCCGAGCCTGCTCTCTGGCATGATTGGCCCACGGTCCCACTGGATCGAGCCGCACATAAGCCAGCCAGTGTCGCAACGCCCTTCGACGCTGCCCCTGCCGCTCATACGCTAGCGCAAGGTTGTAGTGTGCATCGGCATACTGCGGAACCAGAGCAACAGCCTTCTGATAAGCGGTCGTCGCCTCAGCCAGACGCTGCATCTCGTCCAGCACATTGCCCAGATCGAAGAACGCAAGCGCATACTCCGGGTCGGCCACCGTCGCCTGTCGATAGAGCCCTTCCGCATCCTCAAACCGCCGCAGGTTGTAGTGGATCGTCCCAAGATTGATCAACGCCGGCGCATGCTGCGGGCGCATCGCCAGAATCGCAGCATAGATCTCGGCAGCCTGCTGGATCGTAGCCGGATTTTCCTCCAACTGCACCGCACGCAAAAACATCTCTTGGATCTCTGCCGCCTGTCGCAAACCGGCATCCCCACTACCCACGACACGAAGCTGACGCGCCGGCGCAGTTTCAAAGTCAAAGGCCAGCTGCTGCGTCAGCGGATCCATCAGCGCACCGCCATGCCGAAAGCTCAACCGTGATCCGCGCCGCACAAAGCTCGCCTCCAGCAGCGGATTCCCTACTCCGCCTAGCCGCTGCATGGCCTCCACCGACGCTCGTATATTTTTTGCAGAGATCTTTGTCGTCGCCTGCAGATCGCGCAGCCTGCGCAACTGACCCAGCGCATCAAAAGAATAGTCATCCTTGGGAGAGATCAGTCCTGCTCGCTCCCACGCCGTTAGCTGGCGTGCCTGCAAGTGAAGGATCCGGATTACGTCTTGACGGCTATATCGGGTCACAGTGGTGTCTCAGTTGGCACCGTCTTACAAGTTCATCCTGCGAACTCTCTCTGGAGTATGCCTTCGAAACCCGCGCCAATCAAGACCAAAACCTTCTAACCCCCTCGAATAGTGGTGGATAACTCGTACCCAAATGGGTTCCCCGATCTTCAACCCACATTCACACTCGGCAGATCGCAGGCCCACTTCAACTCAGGCGTGGCTGTCTGCTCTTCAGATCTTCAAGCAGCCGCTCGATCTGATCCTCTCTTTCCAAAGTGTTGAGTCGGTCTTCAAGAGATTGAGATTCAAGAACCACATGGCTGGCAAAGTTGTCTGCCTCCTCACGCTGAATGCTCGAGCGCAGCCGGTTCATGGCGGTCGATCTCTGGTGCGAGGCAGCGATCGTGCGGGCAGCGTTCGCCTTGCCTACCGTGCGGGCGCGGCGTTGCTGAGCGATCAATAACTCGCAAGCCGAGCGCGTCTCGGACAGCTTCTGCTGCAGACGATTGAAGGCGTTGCGAAGAGTCTCCGTCTCAGCCTTCTGATCTTCAAGCTGCTGCGCAAAGTTTGCTGTCAGCTGTTGGTTGCTCAGGCTGCGCTCCAACGCAGCGCGGGCTAGATCGTCCTGCTGCTTCTGCACCGCGAGCTCTGCCTTCCGATTCCACTGGGTCATAGCAACCTCGTACTCCTTGAGCTTCTTCTCGAGAAGGTGCTGGTCGGCAATCGCGATAGCGACCTGCGTCTTGACCTGGAGCAGCTGGTTTTCCATATCCAGCACGAGTTGCTTCGCCAGCTTCTCAGGATCTTCCGCCCTCTCGATAAGGTCGTTGATGTTGGCTCGTAGAAGTGTTCCTACACGCTCAAGCAGTGCCATGGGAGTTCTCCTTTACTGCGGTAGTGCGTCCAGCGCGGAGAGAGTTTTCTCCGCGCTGGTTTGATAGATCAGGCTTGTGGACCGTTGCCGTCATCGCGAGGCTTCATCGCTTTAACGTTGGACATCAGATCGTGAAGGTTCATCCCGGAGAGCGCCTCGAAGAGCGCAGGAACCTGAGCCGCGATCTTCGTCATCTCGCCCGTAATCTTGCTGGCTCCGGTCGCCCCATCGTTCCCGGTCGAAACAATGGTGATCTTGTCGACCTTGCTCAGAGGCTCCGCCATTGCGCGAACCACATCGGCCATGTTGGTGATGAGCTTGTCGACGACGGCGGCCTGCGTCCACTCCTGGTAAGCTTCGGCCTTTACGTTCATCGCTTTCGCCTCCGCCTCGCCCTTCTGAAAGATGATGTTGGCCTCCGCCTCGCCCTGCAGCTTCGTGGCTGCGGCACGACCCTCGGCCTCCATCATGACGCGAGCCTTATCGGCCTGAGCGATATTCTCGATGCGCTGACGCTCAATCTCAGAGCCCTTGAGCACCGTCGCAATCAGCTCCTTTTCATGACGCAGAATCTCAGCCTCCTGCACCTTCACCTGCTCCTGCTTCTCAACCTGCTGAACGCGAACCTGCTCGGCAACGACCTTCTGCTGCATGACGTTGGTCTGGAGTTCGTACGCCTTATCCGCCTGAGCCTCCTGGCGACGGCTCTGCTCCATGAACTGCGCCTTCTGGATATCAAGGTCACGTTGAGCCTCCGCCTGTTTTGCAAGCGACGCTGTCTCTGCGATCACGCGATCCTGATCCGCCGAGGACTTGGCGACTGCTGCCTCGCGTAGTGCAATGGCGCGGCGAATCGCCGTATCGCGCTCAGCCTCTGCCGTAGCAATCTCGGCATCGCGTCGTATGCGAGCCACATCTGGACGGCCCATGTTGGTGATGTACTCGTTCTTATCGCGCACCTCGCGAATCGTGAAAGAGATCACCTCAAGCCCCATCTTGCTCATGTCATCCATACAAGTAGAGCGCATCCGTTCAGCCACCATCTCCGGCTCTTTCACAATCTGCTCAACGGTAAGCTGACCAATAATGCCGCGCAGATGACCCTCCATCACCAGTCGAATGAGACCCTCGCGCTGGTCAGGAGACTTCGTCAGAAACTGTTCCGCTGCAGTGAGGATCGACTCTTTGTCCGAACGAACTTTGATCTGCGCAACAGCCTCCACAGTCACCGCGACACCCTGCTTGGTGTAGAGATCCTGCTGCGGCGCAACGTCAAAGCTCATCAGCTCCAGCGAAAGTTGACGAGAGTTTTCCACGACCGGAAAGATCACCGCGCCGCCGCCCTTGATGACGCGCGGCCCGCGGAATCCATAGACAATAATCGCTTCGTTAGGACCAGCCTTGCGAAACATCTTAGCCATTAGAAGGGCCAATGCGAGAGTGGCGAGAACTACCAGACCAACAATAATAACGACCGAGTTCGGCATATCGTTCCTTTGTCCCAGTCCTTTGTCCAGACGGACGAGAGAGCGTGTAATGTGCTTGCCTCAAGAGAGGGTTGAGCGGGTGATGTGCCTCGGCAAGTGAGGCCGCCCGGATCAGGAACGACGATCAACAAAAATTACAATCATGATCTACAACGCATCGTGCATTCCATTCGCGAGTTCGTCCCATCGACGGACGTAGGCAACGCCGCGGTCATAACGAATAACAACAACCTCCGTTCCTCGCGCGATGGCGCTGCCGTCTTCGCTCCGGGCAGCAGCCGCACGACGAGCCCCGGCCTGCGAAAAGATAATCTCGCCAATCCCATCCCCGTCACGAATGGAGTCGCTCACCTGGGCAAGTACGCCCGCCATCTCCGTCTCTTCCGGAGTCAGAATCCGCTCATGAGGAAGAAGCAGCTTGAAGAGAACAGCCCAGATGAGCGCGGCCCCGGCGACACCGCTTATCAATGCAGTCAGCAAAATCAGCACGCCGCCGAAGATGCTCGAGTGGTGCAGCAGATACCCGGCGCCGCCAAACCAGCACAGAAACACCGTGATGGTGAAGCCGTTCACCGCAGACAAGCCTGA
The nucleotide sequence above comes from Tunturibacter empetritectus. Encoded proteins:
- a CDS encoding flotillin family protein: MPNSVVIIVGLVVLATLALALLMAKMFRKAGPNEAIIVYGFRGPRVIKGGGAVIFPVVENSRQLSLELMSFDVAPQQDLYTKQGVAVTVEAVAQIKVRSDKESILTAAEQFLTKSPDQREGLIRLVMEGHLRGIIGQLTVEQIVKEPEMVAERMRSTCMDDMSKMGLEVISFTIREVRDKNEYITNMGRPDVARIRRDAEIATAEAERDTAIRRAIALREAAVAKSSADQDRVIAETASLAKQAEAQRDLDIQKAQFMEQSRRQEAQADKAYELQTNVMQQKVVAEQVRVQQVEKQEQVKVQEAEILRHEKELIATVLKGSEIERQRIENIAQADKARVMMEAEGRAAATKLQGEAEANIIFQKGEAEAKAMNVKAEAYQEWTQAAVVDKLITNMADVVRAMAEPLSKVDKITIVSTGNDGATGASKITGEMTKIAAQVPALFEALSGMNLHDLMSNVKAMKPRDDGNGPQA
- a CDS encoding MFS transporter; protein product: MTTSLRSEQRAPLPFLGLACAVGVSTIYYNQPLLLEMGRSYGVTAGHVGFVAVATQVGYACGLLAFVPLGDVLERRALMMKMYGAEAVALLLVALAPGLTWLIVASVLLGLFASVTHVALPIAPDLVSHEKRGRAIGTVMTGLLLGILLARTFAGWVSGIHGWRWVFVVAAVVNAAFVPLMGRVMPKLPPKQQLRYSDAMKSLWTLFRTQPLLRESSVVGALVFASFSCFWTTLAFVLHSHYGLGAGVAGTFGVVGAAGALVAPLAGRLSDRHGSRWVISLGMGLLTFSYVLLWVEEVAGLPITIHIIALAVGVLVLDVGAQMTQVANQTRIFGLMPSARSRINTVYMTVYFSGAAVGSALATIAWEHWRWNGVCCLAIGFIALAGLRHATGGRDAGADYHQVKEEDLLLEA
- a CDS encoding acyl-CoA dehydrogenase is translated as MSQQVGPMALTQLGDDEQLFRNTIRRFAVEQIGPLVRGMDESQQMDAGLIRKLFELGLMGIEIPEEYGGAGGTFFNAILAVEEISAVDPSVGVMVDVQNTLCINALVRWANEEQKKKYLTRLATDTIGSYALSEASSGSDAFALQTRAVKRGDDYVLNGQKLWITNAKEAGLFIVFATIDPAAGYKGITAFLVEKGAAGFTLGKKEDKLGIRASSTCELIFNDCVVPAAQVLGEPGKGYKIAIETLNEGRIGIGSQMLGLAEGAWGYAAKWAKERKQFGKTLVEFQAMQFQLAEMATEIEAAKLMVYNAARLKDAGLDFLKEAAMCKYFTSQVAERVASLAVEVYGGSGFVKDYPVEKLYRDAKIGKIYEGTSFMQLATIAKLTLGKA
- a CDS encoding tetratricopeptide repeat protein; this encodes MTRYSRQDVIRILHLQARQLTAWERAGLISPKDDYSFDALGQLRRLRDLQATTKISAKNIRASVEAMQRLGGVGNPLLEASFVRRGSRLSFRHGGALMDPLTQQLAFDFETAPARQLRVVGSGDAGLRQAAEIQEMFLRAVQLEENPATIQQAAEIYAAILAMRPQHAPALINLGTIHYNLRRFEDAEGLYRQATVADPEYALAFFDLGNVLDEMQRLAEATTAYQKAVALVPQYADAHYNLALAYERQGQRRRALRHWLAYVRLDPVGPWANHAREQARKILNTEKLSIVTRRGRLVKVAG
- a CDS encoding PspA/IM30 family protein; this encodes MALLERVGTLLRANINDLIERAEDPEKLAKQLVLDMENQLLQVKTQVAIAIADQHLLEKKLKEYEVAMTQWNRKAELAVQKQQDDLARAALERSLSNQQLTANFAQQLEDQKAETETLRNAFNRLQQKLSETRSACELLIAQQRRARTVGKANAARTIAASHQRSTAMNRLRSSIQREEADNFASHVVLESQSLEDRLNTLEREDQIERLLEDLKSRQPRLS
- a CDS encoding YheT family hydrolase; translated protein: MPTAEIESIESHAVEFQPRRFIINGHLQTIMGNYLPRLNSLPAPEATLVEVSPATPNQIASQVLCHCHWQPENVRSSRPTAILVHGLEGSSNSQYVIGNSNKLWRAGCNIIRMNMRNCGGTEALTQTLYHSGLSNDVLAVMDFFVAQHRLRSVSLIGYSMGGNLVLKLAGELGSAAPPELHSVIGVSPALDLGPSADALHRPYNRVYELKFLRALLSRYRRKVALFPHVYDPTLATGIRSLRELDDRITAFYSGFTGADDYYYRAAAARVIDQIAVPTLILHALDDPFVRISDESCKTLEANPSIQLITTHHGGHCAFLARPDADSGYDGYWAEHTLLRFLLANA
- a CDS encoding DUF72 domain-containing protein, translated to MPKAPSTPAPVAAPKLLARLYAGTSGWAYPTWKPEFYPAGTPAKKFLEFYASQLTSVEVNYTFRALPTAKILESWLAATPSEFRFSFKAPQRITHLKRLRSCEELVTQFVAALEPVRQSGKLGLLLFQLPPNFKADAELLSTFLFLSALHGSSAPLIAFEFRHESWFDEKIYAVLREHNAAVCIAESDDLLTPEVHTAKDYTCYRLRRSSGYSPIELDAFAQRFAALAQQRDVYVYFKHEDEPTGALNATQFLARLQALSEKQ